A genome region from Streptomyces sp. S4.7 includes the following:
- a CDS encoding ABC transporter ATP-binding protein, whose amino-acid sequence MLLRLLRTHLAPYKKAIGLLVVLQLLQTCASLYLPTLNADIIDNGVVTGDTGYIMEFGALMIAVSVLQVLGQIGAVYYGARTASALGRDVRAAIFDRVQSFSAREVGQFGAPSLITRTTNDVQQVQMLVLMSFTLMVSAPIMCVGGIVMALGQDVPLSAVLLAVVPVLGISVSLIVKRMRPLFRTMQERLDTVNRVLREQITGNRVIRAFVRDEYEKKRFEGANTALTETQLATGRLMALMFPVVMTVVNVSSVAVVWFGAHRIDSGGMQIGALTAFLAYLMQIVMAVMMATFMFMMVPRAEVCAERIEEVLDTRSSVVPPEDPVLMLRRHGHLEVRGAEFRYPGAEEPVLRDVSLTARPGETTAVIGSTGSGKSTLLGLVPRLVDATAGEVLVDGESVRRLDPALLAKTVSLVPQKPYLFSGTVATNLRYGNPDATDEELWHALEVAQAKEFVTDLEGGLNAPIAQGGTNVSGGQRQRLAIARTLVQRPEIYLFDDSFSALDYATDAALRAALARETAEATVVIVAQRVSTIRDADRIIVMDEGRVVGQGRHRELMAGNETYREIVLSQLTEAEAA is encoded by the coding sequence GTGCTGCTACGACTACTCAGAACCCATCTCGCCCCCTACAAGAAAGCCATCGGTCTGCTGGTGGTGCTCCAGCTGCTGCAGACCTGCGCCTCCCTCTATCTGCCCACCCTCAACGCCGACATCATCGACAACGGTGTCGTGACGGGTGACACGGGTTACATCATGGAGTTCGGCGCTCTCATGATCGCCGTGAGCGTCCTCCAGGTGCTCGGCCAGATAGGCGCCGTCTACTACGGCGCGCGTACCGCCTCGGCCCTCGGCCGGGACGTGCGGGCCGCGATCTTCGACCGGGTGCAGAGCTTCTCCGCCCGTGAGGTCGGCCAGTTCGGGGCGCCGTCGCTGATCACGCGCACCACCAACGACGTCCAGCAGGTGCAGATGCTGGTGCTGATGTCGTTCACGCTCATGGTGTCGGCCCCGATCATGTGTGTCGGCGGCATCGTGATGGCGCTCGGCCAGGACGTGCCGCTGTCCGCGGTGCTGCTCGCCGTCGTGCCGGTCCTCGGCATCTCCGTGAGCCTGATCGTGAAGCGGATGCGCCCGCTGTTCCGCACCATGCAGGAGCGGCTCGACACGGTGAACCGGGTGCTGCGTGAGCAGATCACCGGCAACCGCGTCATCCGGGCGTTCGTCCGCGACGAGTACGAGAAGAAGCGGTTCGAGGGTGCCAACACCGCCCTCACCGAGACGCAGCTGGCGACCGGCCGGCTGATGGCGCTGATGTTCCCGGTCGTGATGACGGTCGTGAACGTGTCGTCCGTCGCCGTCGTCTGGTTCGGCGCGCACCGGATCGACAGCGGCGGGATGCAGATCGGCGCGCTGACCGCGTTCCTCGCGTATCTGATGCAGATCGTGATGGCCGTGATGATGGCCACCTTCATGTTCATGATGGTGCCGCGCGCCGAGGTGTGTGCCGAGCGCATCGAGGAGGTGCTGGACACCAGGTCGAGCGTCGTACCGCCCGAGGATCCGGTGCTGATGCTGCGCCGGCACGGTCATCTGGAGGTGCGGGGCGCGGAGTTCCGCTACCCGGGGGCCGAGGAGCCGGTGCTTCGTGATGTGTCACTGACCGCCAGACCGGGCGAGACGACCGCCGTCATCGGCTCGACCGGCAGCGGCAAGTCGACACTGCTGGGGCTGGTGCCCCGGCTGGTCGACGCGACGGCCGGCGAGGTGCTGGTGGACGGTGAGAGCGTACGCCGTCTCGATCCGGCGCTGCTGGCCAAAACGGTCAGCCTGGTGCCGCAGAAGCCGTATCTGTTCTCGGGCACGGTGGCGACGAATCTGCGGTACGGGAATCCGGACGCGACCGACGAGGAGCTGTGGCACGCGCTGGAGGTCGCGCAGGCCAAGGAGTTCGTCACCGACCTGGAGGGCGGGCTGAACGCGCCCATCGCGCAGGGCGGGACGAACGTCTCCGGTGGGCAGCGCCAGCGGCTCGCGATCGCGCGCACGCTGGTGCAGCGGCCGGAGATCTATCTGTTCGACGACTCGTTCTCCGCGCTGGACTACGCGACGGACGCGGCGCTGCGAGCCGCCCTGGCGCGCGAGACCGCGGAGGCGACGGTGGTGATAGTCGCCCAGCGGGTGTCGACCATCCGCGATGCCGACCGGATCATCGTCATGGACGAGGGCCGGGTGGTCGGTCAGGGACGCCACCGCGAACTGATGGCCGGGAACGAGACGTACCGGGAGATCGTGCTCTCCCAGCTGACCGAGGCGGAGGCGGCCTGA
- a CDS encoding ABC transporter ATP-binding protein, with amino-acid sequence MSGPGGRMMAAGAGSPSQRSMDFKGSSKRLLRQLAREKVTLWWMVAAGVLSVAASVVGPKILGSATDLIFAGVVGRQTPGGAGKEETVSRLREEGDSGLADLLSGVDFVPGQGIDFDAVGRVLLVALAVYVAAGLLMLVSTRLSIRVINLTIYRMREDVQAKLSRLPLSYFDRQQRGEVLSRATNDVDNISQTLQQTMGQLINSLLTIVGVLGMMLWISPLLALVALVTVPLSVLVATKVGKRSQPHFVQQWKSTGTLNAHIEEMYTGHALVKVFGRQDESARAFKEQNEALYQAGFKAQLNSGVMQPLMFFISNLNYVLVAVVGGLRVASGTLSIGDVQAFVQYSRQFSMPLTQVASMANLVQSGVASAERIFELLDADEQEKDAPSAARAHELRGRVALDGVAFRYEPDKPLIDDLSLSVEPGQTVAIVGPTGAGKTTLVNLLMRFYEVTAGRISLDDIDIATMSREDLRSRIGMVLQDTWLFGGTIAENIAYGAAGEVTREEIEEAARAAHADRFIRTLPDGYETVIDDEGSGVSAGEKQLITIARAFLSDPVILVLDEATSSVDTRTEVLIQKAMAQLAHGRTSFVIAHRLSTIRDADVILVMENGSIVEQGTHGGLLAAQGAYARLYAAQFAQAVAEVD; translated from the coding sequence ATGAGCGGTCCTGGCGGACGCATGATGGCGGCCGGCGCGGGTTCCCCGTCGCAGCGGTCGATGGATTTCAAGGGGTCGAGCAAACGGCTGCTGCGGCAACTCGCGCGGGAGAAGGTCACCCTGTGGTGGATGGTCGCCGCGGGTGTGCTGAGCGTGGCCGCCTCGGTGGTCGGCCCGAAGATACTCGGCTCGGCGACCGACCTGATCTTCGCGGGGGTCGTCGGCCGTCAGACGCCGGGGGGCGCCGGCAAGGAGGAGACCGTCTCGCGGCTCCGGGAGGAGGGCGACAGCGGGCTCGCCGACCTGCTCTCCGGGGTGGACTTCGTACCGGGGCAGGGCATCGACTTCGACGCGGTCGGCCGGGTCCTGCTGGTGGCGCTGGCGGTGTACGTCGCGGCCGGGCTGCTGATGCTGGTCTCGACGCGGCTGTCGATCCGGGTCATCAACCTCACCATCTACCGGATGCGCGAGGACGTACAGGCCAAGCTGTCACGGCTGCCGCTGTCGTACTTCGACCGTCAGCAGCGCGGTGAGGTCCTGAGCCGGGCGACGAACGACGTCGACAACATCTCCCAGACGCTCCAGCAGACGATGGGCCAGCTCATCAACTCCCTGCTGACGATCGTCGGTGTCCTCGGGATGATGCTGTGGATCTCGCCCCTGCTGGCGCTGGTCGCGCTGGTGACCGTGCCGCTGTCGGTGCTGGTGGCGACGAAGGTCGGCAAGCGCTCGCAGCCGCACTTCGTACAGCAGTGGAAGTCGACGGGCACGCTGAACGCCCATATCGAGGAGATGTACACCGGGCACGCCCTGGTGAAGGTCTTCGGGCGGCAGGACGAGTCGGCGCGGGCGTTCAAGGAGCAGAACGAGGCGCTGTACCAGGCCGGTTTCAAGGCGCAGCTCAACAGCGGCGTGATGCAGCCGCTGATGTTCTTCATCTCCAACCTCAACTATGTGCTGGTGGCGGTCGTCGGCGGGCTGCGCGTCGCGTCGGGGACGCTGTCGATCGGTGATGTACAGGCGTTCGTCCAGTACTCGCGCCAGTTCTCGATGCCGCTGACGCAGGTGGCGTCGATGGCCAACCTCGTCCAGTCCGGGGTCGCGTCCGCCGAGCGGATCTTCGAGCTGCTGGACGCGGACGAGCAGGAGAAGGACGCTCCCTCGGCCGCGCGTGCGCACGAGTTGCGGGGACGGGTGGCGCTGGACGGCGTGGCGTTCCGCTACGAGCCGGACAAGCCCCTCATCGACGACCTGTCGCTGTCGGTGGAGCCGGGCCAGACGGTGGCCATCGTCGGCCCGACGGGCGCGGGGAAGACGACGCTGGTCAATCTGCTGATGCGGTTCTACGAGGTGACGGCCGGCCGGATCAGTCTGGACGACATCGACATCGCCACCATGTCGCGGGAGGACCTGCGGTCCCGGATAGGCATGGTCCTCCAGGACACCTGGCTGTTCGGCGGCACGATCGCGGAGAACATCGCGTACGGCGCGGCGGGCGAGGTCACCCGGGAGGAGATCGAGGAGGCGGCGCGGGCGGCCCACGCGGACCGTTTCATCCGCACGCTGCCCGACGGCTACGAGACCGTGATCGACGACGAGGGGTCGGGCGTCAGCGCGGGCGAGAAGCAGCTCATCACGATCGCGCGGGCGTTCCTGTCGGACCCGGTGATCCTGGTGCTGGACGAGGCGACCAGCTCGGTGGACACCCGTACCGAGGTGCTGATCCAGAAGGCGATGGCCCAACTGGCGCACGGGCGGACGAGCTTCGTGATCGCCCACCGGCTGTCCACGATCCGCGACGCGGACGTGATCCTGGTGATGGAGAACGGCTCGATAGTCGAACAGGGCACGCACGGAGGGCTGCTCGCGGCGCAGGGCGCGTACGCCCGGCTGTACGCGGCGCAGTTCGCGCAAGCGGTGGCCGAGGTGGACTAG
- a CDS encoding RNA polymerase sigma factor has translation MPVFSERGRSTHGGPLIPADPLIVYGTDGGPAAHVPLPHAPDPAAITLEAAPVQTQTQTQTLTETELVSAVPSQSRAAHHPEATPEPAPETVTEDPVDIPEVPERVSPRGKADSGGPSSDLFRQYLREIGRIQLLTAVEEVDLARRVEAGLFAEEKLGSTPDLDSQLALDLDRLVVRGRMAKRRLIEANLRLVVSVAKRYIGRGLTMLDLVQEGNLGLIRAVEKFDYARGYKFSTYATWWIRQAMSRALADQARTIRVPVHVVELINRVVRVQRRMLQERGYEPTHEEVGAQLELTAERVGEVLRLAQEPVSLHAPVGEEDDVAFGDLIEDGDAASPVESAAFLLLREHLEAVLSTLGERERKVVQLRYGLADGRPRTLEEIGRIFGVTRERIRQIESKTLNKLRDHAFADQLRGYLD, from the coding sequence GTGCCTGTGTTCTCGGAGCGCGGCCGGTCCACCCACGGTGGGCCACTCATCCCCGCGGATCCGCTCATCGTGTACGGGACTGACGGCGGCCCGGCCGCCCACGTCCCGCTGCCGCACGCCCCCGATCCGGCAGCGATCACCCTGGAGGCCGCCCCCGTGCAGACCCAGACCCAGACCCAGACCCTGACCGAGACCGAACTGGTGTCGGCGGTTCCCTCGCAAAGCCGAGCCGCGCACCATCCCGAGGCGACCCCGGAGCCGGCCCCGGAGACCGTCACCGAGGACCCGGTGGACATCCCCGAGGTCCCGGAGCGCGTCAGCCCTCGGGGCAAGGCCGACAGCGGCGGGCCCTCGTCCGACCTCTTCCGGCAGTATCTGCGCGAGATCGGGCGGATCCAGCTGCTCACCGCCGTCGAGGAGGTGGACCTCGCCCGCCGCGTCGAGGCCGGCCTCTTCGCCGAGGAGAAGCTCGGCTCGACGCCCGACCTGGACTCCCAGCTCGCACTCGACCTCGACCGGCTCGTCGTGCGCGGCCGGATGGCCAAGAGACGGCTCATCGAGGCGAATCTGCGACTCGTCGTCTCCGTCGCCAAGCGCTACATCGGCCGCGGACTGACGATGCTCGACCTCGTCCAGGAGGGGAACCTCGGCCTGATCAGGGCCGTGGAGAAGTTCGACTACGCGCGCGGCTACAAGTTCTCGACGTACGCGACGTGGTGGATCCGCCAGGCGATGTCGCGCGCGCTGGCCGACCAGGCCCGCACCATCCGCGTCCCCGTCCATGTGGTCGAGCTGATCAACCGCGTCGTCCGGGTCCAGCGCCGCATGCTCCAGGAGCGCGGCTACGAACCGACCCACGAAGAGGTCGGCGCCCAGTTGGAGCTCACCGCCGAGCGGGTCGGCGAGGTCCTGCGGCTCGCCCAGGAACCCGTCTCCCTGCACGCGCCGGTGGGGGAGGAGGACGATGTCGCCTTCGGTGACCTCATCGAGGACGGCGACGCCGCCTCCCCCGTCGAATCGGCGGCGTTTCTGCTGCTCCGCGAGCATCTGGAAGCGGTCCTCTCCACGCTCGGCGAGCGCGAACGCAAGGTCGTCCAGCTCCGTTACGGCCTGGCGGACGGCCGCCCCCGCACGCTGGAGGAGATCGGCCGGATCTTCGGCGTGACGCGCGAGCGCATCCGGCAGATCGAGTCCAAGACCCTGAACAAACTCCGCGACCACGCCTTCGCGGACCAACTGCGCGGCTACCTGGACTGA
- the dnaG gene encoding DNA primase, which yields MAGRINDDDVKVVRDAVPIDTVVSEYLQLRPAGGGNLKGLCPFHDEKSPSFQVSPSKGLFHCFGCQEGGDTIAFVMKIDHLSFSETVERLAAKAGITLRYEEGGYNPTHQRGERIRLVEAHKAAAEFYAERLGGEEAEIGRKFLAERGFDQAAAEHFGVGYSPAGWDHLTRFLRGKGFSDKELLLAGLSQDGRRGPIDRFRGRLMWPIRDISGEVVGFGARKLRDDDNGPKYLNTPETAIYKKSQVLYGVDLAKKDIAKASRAVVVEGYTDVMACHLAGITTAIATCGTAFGTDHIKILRRLLMDNGSARVIFTFDGDAAGQKAALRAFEDDQKFAAETYIAIAPDGMDPCELRLSKGDAAVQDLVEPRTPLFEFAIRQIVSRYDLETPAGRASALDEAGPIVARIKNGASQHEVAVQLAGILGILDTQFVVKRVAQMARWARDRGGRGPAGPADGRGSRPNGPQGSYDSGSSPALSGPALNLRSPAHRTERELLKLALQRPELVSPAFDAYGVDEFTAPPYAAVRRAVEDAGGAEQGIVSAPEYLAGVREAAPNDAVRALVTELAVEVFHGKTIDEAYAGEQLVRVRLRAVDLRIHDVTSTLARLGTGADAERHQAVQNELWVLQQYRQSLRNSGAAAL from the coding sequence GTGGCAGGCAGGATCAACGATGACGACGTGAAGGTGGTTCGGGACGCGGTCCCGATCGACACCGTCGTGTCCGAGTACCTGCAACTGCGCCCGGCCGGCGGCGGAAACCTGAAGGGTCTGTGCCCCTTCCACGACGAGAAGTCCCCGTCCTTCCAGGTGAGTCCGAGCAAGGGTCTCTTCCACTGCTTCGGCTGCCAGGAGGGCGGGGACACCATCGCCTTCGTGATGAAGATCGACCATCTCTCCTTCTCCGAGACGGTCGAACGCCTCGCCGCCAAGGCGGGCATCACGCTGCGGTACGAGGAAGGCGGCTACAACCCCACCCACCAGCGGGGCGAGCGCATCCGGCTGGTGGAGGCGCACAAGGCGGCGGCCGAGTTCTACGCGGAGCGGCTCGGCGGTGAAGAGGCCGAGATCGGCCGGAAGTTCCTGGCCGAGAGGGGCTTCGACCAGGCGGCGGCCGAGCACTTCGGGGTGGGTTACAGCCCGGCGGGCTGGGACCATCTGACCCGCTTCCTGCGCGGGAAGGGCTTCAGCGACAAGGAACTGCTGCTCGCCGGACTCTCCCAGGACGGCCGCCGGGGCCCGATCGACCGGTTCCGGGGCCGGCTGATGTGGCCCATCCGGGACATCTCGGGCGAAGTCGTCGGCTTCGGCGCCCGCAAGCTGCGCGACGACGACAACGGGCCGAAGTATCTGAACACCCCCGAGACGGCGATCTACAAGAAGTCGCAGGTGCTCTACGGGGTGGACCTGGCGAAGAAGGACATCGCCAAGGCCAGCCGCGCGGTGGTGGTCGAGGGCTACACGGACGTGATGGCCTGCCATCTGGCGGGGATCACCACCGCCATCGCCACCTGCGGCACGGCCTTCGGCACCGACCACATCAAGATCCTGCGCCGGCTGCTGATGGACAACGGCAGCGCGCGGGTGATCTTCACCTTCGACGGTGACGCGGCGGGCCAGAAGGCGGCGCTGCGTGCCTTCGAGGACGACCAGAAGTTCGCCGCCGAGACGTACATCGCGATCGCGCCCGACGGCATGGACCCGTGCGAACTGCGGCTCAGCAAGGGCGACGCGGCGGTCCAGGACCTGGTGGAACCGCGCACGCCGCTCTTCGAGTTCGCGATCCGCCAGATCGTGTCCCGGTACGACCTGGAGACCCCGGCGGGCCGCGCGTCCGCGCTGGACGAGGCGGGCCCCATCGTCGCCCGGATCAAGAACGGCGCCTCGCAGCACGAGGTCGCTGTCCAGCTCGCCGGCATCCTCGGCATCCTCGACACCCAGTTCGTGGTCAAGCGGGTGGCCCAGATGGCCCGTTGGGCCCGTGACCGGGGCGGGCGCGGGCCCGCGGGCCCGGCGGACGGCCGCGGGAGCCGGCCGAACGGCCCGCAGGGTTCGTACGACTCCGGTTCCTCCCCGGCCCTCTCCGGCCCCGCGCTCAACCTCCGCAGTCCCGCCCACCGCACCGAGCGCGAACTGCTGAAGCTCGCCCTCCAGCGCCCGGAGCTGGTCTCCCCGGCCTTCGACGCGTACGGCGTGGACGAGTTCACCGCCCCGCCGTACGCCGCCGTCCGCCGTGCCGTCGAGGACGCGGGCGGCGCCGAGCAGGGCATCGTCTCGGCGCCGGAGTATCTGGCCGGGGTCCGCGAGGCCGCGCCGAACGACGCGGTGCGCGCCCTGGTCACGGAGCTGGCGGTGGAGGTGTTCCACGGCAAGACGATCGACGAGGCGTACGCGGGGGAGCAGTTGGTACGGGTCCGGCTGCGGGCCGTCGACCTCCGCATCCACGACGTGACGAGCACACTGGCCCGCCTCGGTACGGGCGCCGACGCCGAACGGCACCAGGCGGTGCAGAACGAGCTGTGGGTGCTCCAGCAGTACCGCCAGTCCCTCCGCAACAGCGGCGCGGCGGCGCTCTGA
- a CDS encoding FAD-dependent oxidoreductase: protein MVDAHRTFVIVGGGLAGAKAAETLRSDGFTGRVIVIGDEGDHPYERPPLSKGFLLGKEERDSVFVHEPSWYARHHVELHLGQTVTGIDRDTRCVHLGDGTSVRYDKLLLTTGSEPRRLDIPGTGLAGVHHLRRLAHADRLRHVLTALGRDNGHLVVAGGGWIGLEVAAAARGYGAEVTVVEPRPTPLYDVIGPELGQLFTELHGEHGVRFHFGARLTEIVGQDGMVLSVRTDDGEEHMAHDVLAAIGAAPRTGLAEAAGLDLVGREQGGGIAVDLALRTSDPDIYAAGDVASVPFSLPGTDLPADRLRVEHWANALNGGPAAARSMLGQDVRYDRLPYFFSDQYDLGLEYSGWAPPGSYDQVVVRGDAGKREFIAYWLKDRRVLAGMNVNVWDVTGDIQRLIRSGAQQDLDALADPTVPLDTLGT, encoded by the coding sequence GTGGTCGACGCACATCGGACATTCGTCATCGTCGGTGGTGGGCTGGCCGGGGCGAAGGCCGCGGAAACCCTCCGTTCCGACGGATTCACCGGCCGAGTGATCGTCATCGGGGACGAGGGTGACCACCCCTACGAACGCCCCCCGCTGTCCAAGGGCTTCCTCCTCGGTAAGGAGGAACGCGACAGCGTCTTCGTCCACGAGCCCTCCTGGTACGCCCGCCACCACGTGGAGCTCCACCTCGGCCAGACGGTCACCGGGATCGACCGCGACACCCGGTGCGTCCACCTCGGCGACGGCACCTCCGTGCGCTACGACAAACTGCTCCTGACCACCGGCTCCGAACCGCGCCGCCTCGACATCCCCGGCACCGGCCTCGCGGGCGTCCACCATCTGCGCAGGCTCGCCCACGCCGACCGGCTGCGCCACGTCCTCACCGCCCTGGGCCGCGACAACGGCCACCTCGTCGTCGCGGGCGGCGGCTGGATCGGTCTGGAGGTCGCCGCCGCCGCCCGCGGGTACGGCGCCGAGGTCACCGTCGTCGAGCCGCGGCCGACGCCTCTTTACGACGTCATCGGCCCGGAGCTGGGACAGCTCTTCACCGAACTGCACGGCGAGCACGGCGTACGGTTCCACTTCGGCGCCCGCCTCACCGAGATCGTCGGCCAGGACGGCATGGTCCTCTCCGTCCGTACGGACGACGGCGAGGAGCACATGGCGCACGACGTGCTCGCCGCGATCGGCGCCGCGCCCCGCACGGGCCTCGCCGAGGCGGCCGGACTCGACCTCGTGGGGCGCGAGCAGGGCGGCGGCATCGCCGTCGACCTGGCGCTGCGCACCTCCGACCCGGACATCTACGCGGCGGGCGACGTGGCCTCCGTGCCCTTCTCGCTGCCCGGCACCGACCTGCCGGCGGACAGGCTCCGCGTGGAGCACTGGGCCAACGCGCTCAACGGCGGACCCGCCGCCGCCCGCTCGATGCTCGGCCAGGACGTGAGGTACGACCGGCTCCCGTACTTCTTCTCCGACCAGTACGACCTCGGGCTCGAGTACTCGGGCTGGGCGCCGCCCGGCAGCTACGATCAGGTGGTGGTGCGCGGGGACGCCGGAAAGCGGGAGTTCATCGCCTACTGGCTCAAGGACCGCCGGGTGCTCGCAGGGATGAACGTCAACGTGTGGGACGTCACCGGCGACATTCAGCGGCTCATCCGCTCCGGCGCCCAGCAGGATCTGGACGCGCTCGCCGACCCGACGGTGCCGCTGGACACGCTCGGCACCTGA
- a CDS encoding deoxyguanosinetriphosphate triphosphohydrolase yields MEGITAPHDGIPYDEADTRRFSAEPDKRPGRTAFQRDRARVLHSSALRRLAGKTQVVTPGSQSQEWDASPRTRLTHSLECAQVGRELGAALGCDPDLVETACLSHDMGHPPFGHNGEQVLNDFAKDCGGFEGNAQSLRLLTRIEPKRFVRADSVTPEVTTPHAEAAVEAEAAAGGGARLVSVGLNLTRAVLDAATKYPWQQGAHPTDPDSVKFGVYEDDLPVFEWARRGAPPNRTCFEAQVMDWADDVAYSVHDFEDGLHAGHIDHRVLLSAPERDEIWAVAIGRYVPHDTDPDQLAAALDRLTAQEWWPHGYDGTAVAQARLKDATSQLIGRFCLAAEGATRAEYGTGRLTRYGASLVVPREAREECAVLKTVAHRYVMQRADQESLRADQRIVLAELAWTLTARAPEGLDPQFRALFETAVDDRARKRVIVDQIASLTDAAARSLHTALTGRT; encoded by the coding sequence ATGGAAGGCATCACCGCACCTCACGATGGCATCCCCTACGACGAGGCGGACACCCGGCGCTTCTCGGCCGAGCCCGACAAACGTCCCGGCCGCACCGCCTTTCAGCGCGACCGCGCACGCGTCCTGCACTCCTCAGCCCTGCGCCGTCTCGCCGGCAAGACCCAGGTCGTGACACCCGGCTCGCAGAGCCAGGAGTGGGACGCCAGCCCCCGCACCCGGCTGACCCACTCCCTGGAGTGCGCCCAGGTCGGCCGCGAACTCGGCGCCGCGCTCGGCTGCGACCCGGACCTCGTGGAGACGGCGTGCCTCTCGCACGACATGGGCCACCCGCCGTTCGGCCACAACGGCGAACAGGTGCTGAACGACTTCGCCAAGGACTGCGGCGGCTTCGAGGGCAACGCCCAGTCGCTGCGGCTGCTCACCCGCATCGAGCCCAAGCGCTTCGTCCGCGCCGACTCGGTGACCCCCGAGGTCACCACGCCCCACGCCGAGGCGGCGGTCGAGGCCGAGGCGGCGGCCGGCGGCGGCGCCCGCCTCGTCAGCGTCGGCCTCAACCTCACCCGCGCCGTACTGGACGCCGCGACGAAGTACCCCTGGCAGCAGGGCGCCCACCCCACCGACCCGGACTCGGTGAAATTCGGTGTGTACGAGGACGACCTGCCGGTCTTCGAATGGGCCAGGCGCGGCGCGCCGCCGAACCGCACCTGCTTCGAGGCCCAGGTCATGGACTGGGCCGACGACGTCGCTTACTCCGTCCACGACTTCGAGGACGGCCTGCACGCCGGACACATCGACCACCGGGTGCTGCTCTCCGCACCCGAACGCGACGAGATCTGGGCGGTCGCGATCGGCCGCTACGTACCGCACGACACCGACCCTGACCAACTCGCCGCCGCGCTCGACCGTCTCACGGCCCAGGAGTGGTGGCCGCACGGCTACGACGGGACGGCCGTCGCACAGGCCAGGCTCAAGGACGCCACCAGCCAGCTCATCGGGCGGTTCTGTCTCGCCGCGGAGGGCGCGACCCGGGCGGAGTACGGCACCGGACGGCTCACCCGGTACGGCGCCTCGCTGGTCGTCCCGCGCGAGGCGCGCGAGGAGTGCGCCGTGCTCAAGACCGTCGCCCACCGCTATGTGATGCAGCGCGCCGACCAGGAATCCCTCCGCGCGGACCAGCGCATCGTCCTGGCCGAGCTCGCCTGGACGCTGACGGCCCGCGCGCCCGAGGGGCTGGATCCGCAGTTCCGCGCGCTCTTCGAGACGGCGGTGGACGACCGCGCCCGCAAGCGTGTGATCGTCGACCAGATCGCCTCTCTCACGGATGCCGCGGCGCGATCCCTCCACACGGCGCTCACCGGCCGCACCTGA